The DNA region GCGCAAAGTAAAGCGAGCGAATATGGTTGCTGCTAAGCGAGCGCGAGTCTTCTGACTGGTGATAGTATCGTATGAGAGTGCCGTGATGCAAATCCAGCTGGTTTAGTCCGTTGTCAGTGCCCACCCAGAGCGTATGACCATTGCCAACAGCCAGTGCCGTGATGCGGTTGCTGCTGAGCGATGCGGAGTCATTGGGATTGTGCGTGTAGCGTTCTGCTATGCCTGTCTCAGGATTAAATCGGTTCAGTCCTGTCAATGTGCCCACCCAAAGCATACCGCTCGAATCCTGTGTGACGGCGGTGACTGCACCGCTGGTTAGACTCTCAGGATTGTCGGGCTGATGTTGATAGTGAGTGAAAGTTTCGGTTTGAAGGTCAAAGCAAGACAGCCCTGCGTTGGCCCAGGTGCCTATCCAGAGTCGCCCCTTTCGGTCTTGATAGAGCGTACGCACGCCTTTGCCCAAAAGCGAGTGGCGGGGGTTGGGGTTGAAAGAGTAGTTGGAGAACGTGTAACCGTCGTATTTGCTGAGTCCATTAGCTGTGCCAAACCAGAGATAGCCAACTTGGTCTTGAAAAATCGCATAAATGCTTTCAGATGGAAGCCCTTGCTCCACACCGAGATGCTCAAACTTAATTTTGATGTCTTGTGCCCTCGCCTCTGGCCAAAGTAGTAGTATCAATGCGCTGAAGAGATAACCTTGCGGACGCATGCTGCAACTCTGGGAATTAGTCAAGCAAAAGTTAAGAATAAAATGCGGCAAAGTTTACGCCAAAGAGCGTGGCGAGAGCGGCACTGCACCATAAGCCCCTTCACTTTACAGAGAGAGAAAAATCCGTGCCACAAATTGCAGAGGTAGCTGTCTCTCATTCGGCAGAGCGGCAAAGGCTTGCTTTGAAAACCTGCAGCCATGCGCTAACTTTATGCAGCAGTCGCAATCGCAAAGGCGATTTTCAGTTGTGGTAGCAACCTTTCGAAAGGAGAACACTATGGCGGACGAACCGAAAAAACTTTCGCCGATGATGGCGAAAAAATTGGCGCAGCAAAAAGCAGCGGAGGCAACACCAGCAGAAACGACAGCAGCGCCTACAGCAGCAGAAAAGCCCGTCGAAGCCGATGCACCAGCAGCTAAGCCAATGACAGTGCCTATTGCAAAGACCGCGCCGGCAAAGGCAGATACTGCTCCGAAAAACCCAGATGGCACGCGTTATGGCTACAGTGATGGGATGCCATCTGTCTTTGGCACACCGCCCGCTATTGATGACGCATACTTTGTGGTGAAAACCTTAGCGTCTATTCCCGCAGCTATACTTGACGGCGCAATCGGCTTCTTCAAGAAAGTAACCAGCTAAGTTCTGCTGAATAAGCTCAAGCTGAGGCAACCTGCCAAGCGCTCAGGCAGAGACACTTGGCAGGTTTTTGAGCAAGCCTTAGAACACAGGTGTTTCTTCATAGATGCCGAAAACTTCACGCAAGACATCGCAGATTTCGCCGAGCGTAACGAAATTGTGCATGGCTTCAATAAGTGGCGGCATAAGATTCGTGCCATCTTGAGCGGCAGTGCGAATTTTTGCCAGCGACTGTTCAACTGCCTCTTGATTGCGCGAGGCTTTCACTTCACGAAGGCGCGCAATTTGTTTCGCTTCAACTTCTGGTGTGATGGTTAGAATCGGGATATCGATTTTTTCGTCAGGTTCTTGGAATGCATTGACACCCACGATGATACGCTCTTTGCGGTCGATTTCCTGCTGATAGCGGTAGGCTGCGTCGGCAATTTCCTTCTGCATATAGCCTTGCTCAATAGCGGCAATCACGCCCCCTAAGGCATCAATTTTTTCAAAATACTTTTCTGCTTCTTGCTCCATTTTCATGGTGAGTGCCTCGACATAGTAGCTGCCGCCGAGCGGGTCAACGGTGTTTGTAACACCTGTTTCATAGGCGATAATTTGTTGGGTGCGCAAGGCGATTTTAACGGCTTTGTCGCTGGGCAGCGCCAGTGCCTCATCCATTGAATTGGTATGCAGCGATTGCGTGCCACCTAATACAGCAGCTAAGGCTTGAATGGCAACGCGCACGATGTTGTTTTCAGGCTGCTGCACCGTGAGCGTACAGCCGGCTGTTTGCGTGTGGAAGCGCAACTGCCAAGAGCGAGGGTCTTTTGCGCCATATTTGTAGCGCAAGCGTTTTGCCCAGATTTTCCTTGCGGCGCGGAACTTTGCAATTTCTTCAAAAAAGTCGTTGTGGGCATTGAAGAAGAAGGAGATACGCGGGGCAATCTCATCTACGTCTAATCCAGCAGCAAGCGCATGCTCTAAGTAACAAAACCCGTCAGCAAGCGTGAAAGCCAACTCTTGCACCGCCGTAGAACCCGCTTCACGAATATGGTAACCACTGACCGACACGGGATTGAACTTGGGCATCTCTCTGGCGCAGTAGACGAACATATCGGTGATAATGCGCATTGACTGGCGAGGAGGAAAGATATACTCTTTTTGTGCGATATATTCCTTCAAAATGTCGTTCTGAATTGTGCCACGCAGTTTCCTGATGTCTCGTCCTTGCCGTTGTGCCGTAGCGATGTAGCCAGCAAGCGCAACCATGGCGGTCGAGTTAATGGTCATTGAAGTTGAAATCTCCTCGAGGTTGATACCGCGAAAAATCACTTCCATATCGGCTAAGGAAGAAAACGAGACGCCGCAGACACCCACTTCACCTTTTGCAAAATCTGAATCGCAATCGTAGCCCATTAACGCAGGGAGATCGAAGGCAACCGATAGTCCCGTTTGACCACGCTCCAAGAGAAAGTGGTATCGAGCGTTGGTTTCCTCTGGCGTGGCAAAGCCTGAAAATAGGCGCATGGTCCAGAGTTTGCCACGGTAGAGATTGTTGTGAATAGAGCGTGTATAAGGGAACTCGCCACTGTGTCCAATTTCCTTGAGGTAGTCAATGTCTTTTACATCTAAGGGCGTGTAAAGTGGCTTAATTTTCTCCCAGCTTAGGTTTTCATACTTGCCGGGAAGTTCTTTGGTCTCACGATTTTTTTCAAGCCACCGCTGGTAACTGGCTTCTAAATCTTGCCAAGCGTGTTCAGTAGAGATGTGTGCCATTGTCGAGTTAATTGGAATTGTGTTGAAATGTGTTGGGAAAGTTACACAATCTTCCGAAAAACGGAAGTTGCGGCAAGCTAGCAAGTCGGGGCATCACACAGGCAATAAAGAAAAATCGTGGAGAGCAAATTCCCACGAGCGAGATCGCTTCTGCACTACTAACCTTTTGGGCGAAGTGTAACCATCGGCACAATCATTTCATCGAGTGAAATGCCGCCATGCTGGAAAGAATCCTTGTAGTAGTTGATATACTTATGATAGTTGGTTGGATAGACAAAGTAAAAGTCTTCCTTAGCGATAATGTAATTTACGTTCAAGCCGTGCTGGGGCAGTTTCCAGTCGTTGGGGTTTCTGATATAGACGGCTTGCTTTGGCTCACATTGCAGGTTTCGTCCGAACTTGTAGCGTAGGTTGGTTGAGGCTTCTCGGTCGCCAATAACCTTTGAACTGCGAAGGCAGCGAATGCTCCCGTGGTCAGTTGTGATAAGAATAGTCACATTTTGCTTGACCAGCGCTTTGAGCATGCGGAGAAAAGCAGAGTGCTCAAACCAAGTTTGCGTAAGACTGCGAAAAGCAACTTCATCGGGCGAAAGTTCCCTAATAACCTGAGAGTCTGAACGGCTGTGCGCCAAGATGTCGACAAAATTAACGACCACTGCGTTCAGTTGATATTTGAGATGACCGAGAATGTTTTGCTCGAAGGTTCTGCTGTCGTCAGTGCTGGTAAGCTTGGTGTATTTCAGGTCTTTGACCGGCAAGCGACGGCGCTTAAAGAAGTCTTCCAAGAAATCAGGTTCGTAAAGGTTTTTGCTGCTTTCACTCTCTTGACTGGCTTGCCAAAGCGTTGGATAGCGCTTCTCCATTTCCACTGGGAAAAGTCCGCTAAA from Chloroherpetonaceae bacterium includes:
- a CDS encoding methylmalonyl-CoA mutase family protein; its protein translation is MAHISTEHAWQDLEASYQRWLEKNRETKELPGKYENLSWEKIKPLYTPLDVKDIDYLKEIGHSGEFPYTRSIHNNLYRGKLWTMRLFSGFATPEETNARYHFLLERGQTGLSVAFDLPALMGYDCDSDFAKGEVGVCGVSFSSLADMEVIFRGINLEEISTSMTINSTAMVALAGYIATAQRQGRDIRKLRGTIQNDILKEYIAQKEYIFPPRQSMRIITDMFVYCAREMPKFNPVSVSGYHIREAGSTAVQELAFTLADGFCYLEHALAAGLDVDEIAPRISFFFNAHNDFFEEIAKFRAARKIWAKRLRYKYGAKDPRSWQLRFHTQTAGCTLTVQQPENNIVRVAIQALAAVLGGTQSLHTNSMDEALALPSDKAVKIALRTQQIIAYETGVTNTVDPLGGSYYVEALTMKMEQEAEKYFEKIDALGGVIAAIEQGYMQKEIADAAYRYQQEIDRKERIIVGVNAFQEPDEKIDIPILTITPEVEAKQIARLREVKASRNQEAVEQSLAKIRTAAQDGTNLMPPLIEAMHNFVTLGEICDVLREVFGIYEETPVF